ccccccatagcaagaacatccttcctcagataaggacaccaatctgaacaaaatactccaggtgtggcctcaccaatgccctataaaaCTGCAGTAAAATATCTCTATTCCTCCCGTTATGAAGGccatcataccatttgccttctttcctgcctgctgtacctgtgtgcttactttcagcgactgatgcacgaggacacaggccgcgctgagtatccacctctctcaaattacacccattcaaataataatctgccttcctatttttgctactgaaggggacatccacattatactgaatctgccatgcatgtgcactCACtccgcctgtccaaatcctgctgaagcatctctgcatcctcctcatagccatctggcccatcgagtctgcatcaaccctctgaaagagcactccacccaagtcaACTCACCCATTCTATCCCAATAACCAAACCTACACATAGGCACaaatgggcaatttagaatggccaatcacctaacctgcacatccttggacactgaggcaatttggcatggttggtggacctcaaaagagtggccaatccacctaacctgtacatctgtggactgtgggaagaatcaGGATCaccgggagaaaacccacgctgacacggggagaaggtgcaaactccacacaggcagtcacccagaaCTGAACCCTATACAGGATGAAATAAATGTCCTTCATCATcttttgtggatcatttcagtgggAAGGTGCTCTTAAGACTCAACATCAGCCCACTGGGAGCTACGTcgggagaccggccagtccagcagaaagaaaccctcccacttcaccaaaTGTCAGAATGTCAaccctggatgtgattaacaggagcagtaacagcagaatccagcccttgtaattgcttgtgaactcgctgatgtgtctgcaggttggctgactgtgtgaatcccttcccacaaacagaacagatgaatggtctctccccagtgtgaactctctgatgtgtcagcaggctagatgactgagtgaatcccttcccacattgagagcagaggaatggcctctccccagtgtgaacacgctggtgtttcaacagggtggatgaatctcggaatccctttccacaggcagggcaggtgaatggtctctccccggtgtgaattcgctggtgagaGAGCAGGATGgaggactgagtgaatcccttcccacagtcagaacaagtgaacggcctcttccccattgtgaactcgctggtgtatcagcagCTTGGATAACTgaacaaatcccttcccacattcagagcaggtgaacggcctctctccagtgtgaaccggCTTGTGTGTCAGTAAGTGggttaactgagtgaatcccttcccacactgagagcaggtgaatggcctctcccccgtgtgaacccgctggtgtttcTGTAGATTGGATGAATTAGTAAATCCTTtgtcacactgggagcaggtgaaaggcttctccccagtgtgaactctctggtgtgtctgcAAATGGGATAACAGAGTGAAcgccttcccacattcagagcaggtgaatggcctctcaccagtgtgaactcgctggtgtgactgaagGTTGGATGATCGACTGAACCCCTTCCCACAATCACAGCAGGTGTATGGCCtcaccccggtgtgaactcgctggtgcattaacaggttggatgaatcactgaaccccttcccacagtcagagcaggtgaacggcctctctccagtgtgactgcgtcgatggatCTCCACCTCAGACGGAgctttgaatcccttcccacagtccccacatttccacggtttctccatagtGCGGGTGATCCTGTGTGGCTCCAGGTTCGATGATCaattgaagcctcgtccacacacagagcaCGGGTGCAGTCTCTcctcgctgtgaatggtgtgatgttttgtcaggctgtgtaactggtgaaAGATCTttccagtcagttcactggaattcTCTCACTTGGGTGTGTGTTGTGTCGGTCTCGGTgcctttccagtcacactgatgtttgaaatctttagctgacagtcggacaaacatttctccttctagattcaaagggtGATGATATTCAGGTTCAAGGGAATAGAGTGACTGTCAGATTGAGACATGATGTTTGAgacttctgtctgtaattcctcctcatctaatatcctgtaaaaacaatttacaaaagtcatcactgtcagtacaggacagaaactcagaacagacaattctagttcctatggaacattctttcctctgttATTCCCGAAAGCtgcaaatctccatcccacacagtctctctccattctcactctgctggat
Above is a window of Scyliorhinus canicula unplaced genomic scaffold, sScyCan1.1, whole genome shotgun sequence DNA encoding:
- the LOC119960419 gene encoding zinc finger protein 239-like — protein: MEKPWKCGDCGKGFKAPSEVEIHRRSHTGERPFTCSDCGKGFSDSSNLLMHQRVHTGVRPYTCCDCGKGFSRSSNLQSHQRVHTGERPFTCSECGKAFTLLSHLQTHQRVHTGEKPFTCSQCDKGFTNSSNLQKHQRVHTGERPFTCSQCGKGFTQLTHLLTHKPVHTGERPFTCSECGKGFVQLSKLLIHQRVH